The Cervus canadensis isolate Bull #8, Minnesota chromosome 5, ASM1932006v1, whole genome shotgun sequence genome contains the following window.
acagTAAATATCTATACTGTCATTCCTTAAGTATTCTCCACTGTTTGGAAGAGTTTCGCTTATGGcgactatgtttttaaaaaattgctacaGATGAATTTGAGCtaattaaattctgttttttaaatgtgcttaGATTTCCCTACCCCCCTTTTGCTGTCTTTTTTGATTTATCTATGTTTCTGGGTCTTATTTCGTGTAAGGCAATGTTTTCATAATGAGAAATTTGATTCTCAGGCTGGGTTAGTCTAGGTGACAGTAAAACAGAATCTGAGGGAAGAGTCCTAAATTCCCATGTCTGTAATtgtcttaaatttattttgcagAATAATTTAAACCTTCCCATCTAATACGGGTTTTTTTGTCCtgtaatttcattaatttttctattataagaaaatatagacTTCAATATGAAATAATTTGTGGTCCAGCTCaacaataattttaattatttagtaaGCATCTATTCATATGAGGCACTTTACTATGCAAAACTGTTACTGTAATGTAGTCAGAAGAACATTCAGAGGGACATTGATGTTGATTACACCTGTACACAAATCTGAGCTCTGTCAATTACTTGGATTGTCATCCTGACAAATAACTTaaatctctctgtgccttagtttcttcgCTTATAAAAACTAGAGTTACAGTATTTATTACAATAGAGTAcctacaaggattaaatgaaattatgtatATTAAGTTCTTAGCAcaagcattaatttttcatccCTAAGTGGCTGGGAGGATACAGAAAGGAATAGAAATTATCTTTGTCTAAAAGATTTTACAGTGTAACTGGAGAGACTTGTCAACACTTGCAAGGTGGAATGAATTGCTCTGATAGACATGCAAACCTGAGATATCTTTTGTGTGAGTTCAGGTAAAGACAGTGCAGCTAAACAATAGATTCATTCTCTGATATTAATGAAAATCCATGACTGTTGTATAACAGTATTTTGAAACACAGATGACATGGAGAGGTTTCACCTATCTACTATCTAGCACAATAGGAAAATGTAATTTGCTATAATATGGAATGGCTTAAATGTGGTCATTAACTCAAATTCTTTTCAATTGGCTATTGTAAATCCATTCCTATTGACTTTAGAGtttggtttttagttttttataaaGCAACTACTGCTGTCTCCCCAGATACCACTACTGTAGCATTTCACAGAAACATAGATGATTACTGTGATGATAAAGATGTCAGATGGAGTGTGAGATACATCCACGTTAACAACTTTGATCCAACCTTATCAATAAGCTCAGGGAAGTGAGACAGTTTATCAGTCGTTCTCAACCTTTGctgtgtatcagaatcacctgtcAGGCTTTAAGAAAATCATCCCAGCTCACTGAATCTGAATATCATGGGTTGGAGTTTGGCATCTGTATAATTTTAGAAACtacaggtgattctaatgtgaaACCAGGGTTGAGTTCTCTTATTGTCCACTTGATTTTGTTTCAGTGTCCAAGGGAGTTGTCAAAGGTAGTTGTTGGTTTGAGGGCTTTTTATTTGGAGGGCCGAGAGGAGTCTTATACCCTCCATTAAAAGTTCTTTGTGATACACTCTCAAATAGAAAATTTCCTTTTGGAAGATCTGATTAAAAATTGATAAGGTTTATGATCAGCAAGCATTTAACTCATTGTTCCATCTTAACCTTTCCTGAATGGATTcaaattagaaaatgtatttagggaaataatgtttatttagTACAGAAGCAAAGGTAAATTGGGGGAGAAAAATCTTGAGAGACCACATTTTATTATGTTCTCTCCACACACTaaattttgcaaattaaaaatttattttgatagtTAATATGCTTGATGTAGAAAATTGAAGTAGTCAAAGCATCTGAAACTTCATCACCCACTATTATCATTTCTGTATTGCtgtgtttcctttcttcctaggcattttacatataatatcCTAAAGAATATGGGCACACATATGCCTACACATAAAACGTATGCTGCACACAGTATTATCTCTTGCtttttgcacttaaaaaaatattcaagctctcatttttctaataataagcATTGCCATTTACTATATGACTATAGTCATATTACCTTTGTTGTAGAATTACAGAGTAACAACCTCCAAAGATGGTTAAGAGTTTGTATCAGATCTGTATCAGTagcctttttgtattttattttcccaatgtTCTATGGTGAAAACTTCCAAATATAATAGAGAAATTGAAATGGTCATAGTGGACATCTGTGTACCTTACCTAGACTCAGTAGGTTTTTGCATTTTATCATATTTGCTCTCTTTGCTCTATGTGTACattcctggctttttttttttttaactgactgactgaaccttTGACAGCAAACTGCTGATCAAATATTTTACCTCTAAGTATTTTGGCATACAGCTCTTGAGAATGAGGACATTTGTCTACATAACCATAATTATTATTATACCTAAGAAAATTGGTAATAAATTTAATATCATCTAATGTAAAGTCCACATATTCTCAGTTGTCCATAGAATGACTGTTAGAATTGTTTTGTGGTCTAGTGTAGTTGTTAACCAGTCAAGCATGTTAAGCAAGCCTTTAACGAAGCTCCCAATTTGTTTTTCCCCTTAACCCTGAAAATAAGTCTAAGCTAGCTTTAAATAGGATGTCCTACattctggatcatatgatagtttccTTGTGGTGTTTTTCCACATAATTCTGTGTTCCCTGTTTTCTTATTACATTAGGGATTAgcttaattaaacatttattggcAAGATCACAAGACATAGCTTTGTCCTCCCTAGCACATCATGTCAGGAGGCACATATTATAAGATTGAGTTGTATCTGTCAGCATATCAGTATGATCAGCTTGGATAATTCTGCAAACAAGGTTAAGTAGCTACTATAGGAGAAATCTGTCAGTTTTACAAAAttagtaaaatataaaagaattgaGTAGTTTATTATTCATATCTTcatataatgtttaaaatatttcttttcaatctAGAGATttttagcaaaatatttaaagacaaaaaataagtaaaatttttatcCACAGAAATTTTACAGTTCCCCCAAATTTAGTTTATATAATACTGCATTTtgtttctcctctccttcctgtcactcagcagaaatgaagaaactaaTGTTCTAATGGCCTGCTTTCTGTCCTTTCCTATTACTTTAAACACTAATTTCCTTTAGTACTGAATAATTATagccaattattttcttttgaagtcaGTTGCCTTTAGGAGATGCTGTGTTGCTGTTGAATTTTACTAGCAAGTAAATTTCAGATTAAGCTTCAAATATCAATGTAAAATAAGACGTTAATAGTTCATGATGCTCATTTGCTAAAAATAATTTGAggtattttgatatttttgttaaTTGACACAGTAACACTTGATTCTTATTTAATGAAATGTTCTCATGCTTAGACTATATTACTCTTGGTAGAGAAATGAGTGTTTTGCTTTGATATGTTATGAAATACATGTGATATCCTAGTTTGTCTACTGACACTGGGGtcttgaatcttaaaaaaaggcCTCCGATGAAGCAGAGGAAAGTGGATCACAGGGGAAATTGGTGGAAGCTCTCAGGCAAATGAGAATTAATCATAGGGGAAACTACCGACAACTTCTGGAGGAGATGCTGACTAGTTACAGGCTAGCTAAAGTAGAGGGCGAAGAAAATCCTGCTGAACAAGCTGCTACAGCTACTTCTTCGAACAGTGATGCTGGAAACACAGTGACAATGCAGGAAAGCCATACTGAATCAAAAAGTGATCTTGCTGAATTAGACAGCCGTACTGAAGATGCAGGGACAAAGATGAGTGGTGAAAAGCTATGACTTTACTTTGTGGTAATATTTTTGTGATCTTTGATTTGATGGTTTTTTTCTTAGGAAGTATAATGTATGCATTTATATAACCATTTTGTTATTTGAAATCTTGGTAAACtagttttattatattcatatattatagCCTTGTTTTTTAAGAAGGCCTTTGCATACATCTTTATCAGATAGTTTAAAATTGGCTATATTCTAGTACtttgaatttaataaaattacatgTCATTTCATATTGTATGCCAGAAATGAGGCTACCAGTTATTAAAGTCAGTAGTTAAATTCATACTAGGAAAGGATTAGAAATTACCGATTAGCAAGATTACTTTATATTGTGGAAAAAATTGTTAATGTAGAATTATACTGCTTCACATATTAGTACATTCATAGTTAGCTTTGTAatgaatttgtgttttctttagtaATTTTAGTTCCTCAAAGAATGGCAGATGCTGTcctgtaatttcttttttcaaggATGATAATTTGTGTGTTCTTGGAATTGTTTATGTTTTGCCtctctgtagttttattttttagtagttCTGAGATTCCGGATGTgtggttatttttcctttttctgtatcctttttaaaacatcatttttgaAATATCTATGTATTATTCATCCAGCTTTGGTTTGTATATTCTGTATAGCCTAACTACATACATCCAAATGTATGTCAACCAAGTGTTTAGAATGAAATTATAAGTGTTTAAGTCCAAATAAAGCATGTGATGTGGAATAACCTATGCATgttgtacttatttttaattaaaaaaacaacaaccaggtTTGGTatattggaaaaataatttgaatttcatttgtATCTATATAAAACTTAGAAAACTTTTGGTTTGGTGcgtttttcattaattaaaaaatttttgagaagTCTGGGTTACTCAAAGTAAATCTATTCTGTTTCTTAACCCCCTTTTGTGACACAAATATTAATCTTTGGACAGTGTGAACACATGTAAACATGTCAGAAGGTTGTCATGATGAGCTTTTTAAAGATTGCAAGACTTTTGAGTTTTGCTAGAAGTATTCATCAGAGATTAGTAATGCAAGAAgtataagatattttaaatagtgGTGGCAGATATGAGTTTGACTTCgccaaaatgaatttttaaaatacaaacaactAAGTCACATtagggtattttttaaaacaattgtgTATGTAGAACAttttaactttgctttttcatgttttatatttaacataTGTCTAAAGTTGCTTAAGGTCGTAAGTTGAAGCTTTGGAATCTTTGGATATAGCTGATGTTTTGATCTATTTTTCCAATGCCAGAATATTTTTAAGTGGTTTGAGAAAGAGGAAGTCATTTGGTGGAAAGGGGAGGAAAAAGCCCAACCAATTATCTATCTATGTTAGATAGAtccatgtgtgtatacacacagtaTACAATACACACAACTCTCTCTGTAAAAGTACCTTTTCAGACAAAGAAAGGAAGGTAACTTGTTcatctgattttgttttcttttgaaattcagTCCAGCCTGGAAGTGGTGTAGGTAAATAGTAAtaatattcttccttttctcttcctgtagGGTGCTGGAGATCTAGAAGACCCATGGTAGCCTTATATACCTTCTAAAATGCTTTTGATTCtgaaaattgggggaaaaaacttTTAATCACAATTTTCTTCAATACAAGGGAAAAATATTCTTGTGGATTCCCAGCGTTTTGTGATATGAGCAGAAAATCATTAGCATTTCCCATCATTTGTTCATATTTGTGTTTTCTGGTAATTGCCACTTGTAGCATTGCCTGTactacagtatttttgccagCCTCAGACATACTGGTTACATCTGTATTGAACTTTTGACCCTAGAAACCAATGGAGTTATTTCACCACAAATAACGAATATGCCTGAGGTGCATGGGAAATATAGTTAGCTGTACTCTgaagatacattatttttttttttttaactaaggcACACAACATATAAGCATGTAAGAGTAAAGAACTGTATGAGATGTTCCTTTTTTCAGTTCACCAAGTTGGAAGCCTTTTGCAGCTCTGTGgcttaaaatttcatttgagcAATTTACTATaggatttatatttattattaattgttatttaatttttttcccaattttaccTGTATTACCAAACTGGGTTCTCCAATAATGTCCAAATTGTAATGTTGCCTGCTTCAACATAAAGTGTATTTGGCAATAATATTATAAACCCTTACAAATTTTATGCATGTGTCTACTACATCCTTCAGTTTCTCACTAGAAAAATCTCTTGAAACCAAATGGATTAATTTATGGCTATTTATAATTTGCTTTGACATCTCACTgctgcaaattttttttaaatgatgaaatttgCCTTTATAATGTaaattgtgatttttgttttacatGTGGGTttctatagttttaatttttcagcTTTTAAGATACAACAGGTTTTGTGTAATTTGgtataatttttaattgtttacgTTATTTTAAAAGCTCAGAATATCACATTGAAATGactataaatacatttaaaattatctattttagATCTAAGGAAAAATTACAGAGATATTTTCATGGGTTCAGTAACCTTTCATTTTATAACATTGGGCACGGTACGGAGTGGCTGTCACATAAGGTACTTGAAGTTTATtagtttaattctatttttacaaTAACCTTGAATTCTTTTGAGTTTTGCATGTATCCAGCTAATGCTGAACATGAAGAGTGAAATGTTTATCTAAAAGGAGCGTGGGGGTAGGAGAAGCAATGAATGTGTCCGTTTGTACATGGTGTACACGTTGTGGATGCTTTGTAAACATTTTCCTATCTGTTCAGATTGTGTTTCAGCAGGATGTAATTGCCCTTGTGTGTAGTTGAAATGAGTCATCATCTGGTCCTGTGTGAAATGGAATTCATGgtattttctgtaacattttccTGAAGCTGTTTCTGGAGAGCCACACATTTAAATACAGCTTTCTTGATCATTTCGATTTATTGTGCACCTGATTTTTTGGTCTAAAAGGAATTATTGCcacaacatattttatttattctttaggTTTTAGCCTTGTAAGTTAAAGTGCTTTACATGATGATGTTAAAAGCTATTTGTCCCTTGACTGGGTTTGGGGGGGTTGTTAAAAGATAGGGAATgaagaatgcaaaatggttgttgtTCAAACTGTCCACTCTGATCCAACCTTGTACTGATAGTACCTTTCCAGTATGATATTGTGATGTTTCATACAATGCAGTGAACATAACCAACTTGTTACCTAAATAAAGACTTGATAAAAACAGTGTGACAGATTACTATTTTgtatactatttaaaaataaaagttcagcTTTGAATGTTATCATAAACATCTGATATAGTTAgaatatttgttataaaaaatTTCATAGAAAACCATGTAGGTGAGTTACAATTAAATCCAAGGAGGTATTAACCAAACTCTGTAGGACAATACTAATTAACCCCTTATCCACTTCAAAAGCATTTTTATActgttttaagaaatctttttcaGGGGACTTTGTGgccatggaaataaaaattttgtttaagttAGCAAAAGAAACACCCATACTCAGTATTTACTAATCTAAATTCCCTAGTCTAGCTGTTCTCAGGTGTTTTTGTTATCAGGACCCATTTATGTATCTAAAAATTCAAGATCCCAAAGGACCTTTGCTTTTGTGGGTTTTGTGTATTGTATAGAAGTTAAAACCAAGAAATTTTGCATaccattttaattcattaaagATAAAACCATTACCTGTTAACATAAATAGCAtgttctattaaaatattttccaaatctaAACAATTTAGTGTGAAAAAATAGCACTagctttcagttttgtaaatCCTTGAATGTTGACTAGATTCTCTTATttacttttgcattcaatctgTTGCAATGTGGCACTGTGTTCGCAGTATATAATGAACTCTGGCCTCACACAAATAAGTATtggaaaagtattattttaatatcttcGGATAATTATGGATATTCCTCTTTGATACATTATTAAAACATCAGAGCAGGTAGCTTCTTAAAGATTCATTGTGATATGAAATCTGAAACTGTATTGTCAGCTCTGTTctctgttacattaaaatccattTGATCTGTCTTGCATTATAAGTAGTGGATCTTTTGACATTTGCATGATTTTATAACATGCcttggtcatttggaaaatactaGTTCATTAAGTTAATGCAGTTCTTTCTAGAATATTAACATCTGATTATggtgtgtttataattttttataatataaCTGATCTCATCAGAAAAATCTTTTTAAGTATTAGA
Protein-coding sequences here:
- the PPM1B gene encoding protein phosphatase 1B isoform X3, whose product is MSIVLVCFSNAPKVSDEAMKKDSELDKYLESRVEEIMEKSGEEGMPDLAHVMRILSAENIPNLPPGGGLAGKRHVIEAVYSRLNPHRESDGASDEAEESGSQGKLVEALRQMRINHRGNYRQLLEEMLTSYRLAKVEGEENPAEQAATATSSNSDAGNTVTMQESHTESKSDLAELDSRTEDAGTKMSGEKL